In the genome of Fusobacterium necrogenes, one region contains:
- a CDS encoding MarC family protein, translating into MNLSTVFINALTLIAVLNPFGNVPLFIGMTEGMEKEIRNKLFKTIAITGFFITWIFSLFGEFLMINFYKINMNELKMAGGLILVLMAIKNLIFSSKKRKSENKLSPEEQIKQAVIPMAFPMMVGPGSLTTALIGRSEHGLLKNSFSIFIAFILIYLVLMIGNYLERIFGKLVLYILSKVMQIFIMSIGFRIFFDGLSHVLEKIQ; encoded by the coding sequence ATGAATTTAAGTACAGTATTTATAAATGCTTTAACACTGATTGCTGTTTTGAACCCATTTGGAAATGTTCCACTTTTTATTGGAATGACAGAAGGAATGGAAAAAGAAATAAGAAATAAACTTTTTAAGACGATAGCTATTACGGGTTTTTTTATAACCTGGATTTTTAGTTTGTTTGGTGAATTTCTAATGATAAATTTTTATAAAATAAATATGAATGAATTGAAAATGGCTGGTGGTTTAATTTTAGTATTAATGGCAATAAAAAACTTAATTTTTTCTTCAAAAAAGAGGAAATCTGAAAATAAGCTTTCACCAGAAGAGCAAATAAAACAAGCTGTTATTCCAATGGCTTTTCCAATGATGGTGGGACCTGGAAGTTTGACAACAGCTTTAATAGGACGTTCAGAACATGGATTGTTGAAAAATAGTTTTTCTATATTTATAGCTTTTATTTTGATATATTTAGTACTTATGATAGGAAACTATTTAGAAAGGATCTTTGGAAAATTAGTACTGTATATACTTTCAAAAGTAATGCAGATATTTATAATGTCCATTGGTTTTAGAATATTTTTCGATGGACTTTCTCATGTATTGGAGAAGATACAATAA
- the uvrA gene encoding excinuclease ABC subunit UvrA yields MLDKIIIKGAREHNLKNIDIEISKNKFIVITGVSGSGKSSLAFDTIYSEGQRRYVESLSAYARQFIGQMTKPDVDSIEGLAPAISIEQKTTNRNPRSTVGTITEVYDYMRLLFAHIGIAHCPICNRPVEKQSIEEIVEGALERFQEGDKMIILSPVVKDKKGTHKNLFLNLLKKGFVRTRVNGEILYLEDEIILDKNKKHNIEVVIDRLILKKEDKEFQSRLTQGVESASELSNGKIILNINGEDFSYSENYACPEHDEVSIPDLSPRLFSFNAPFGACPECKGIGKKLEVDENKLIEDEELSILDGGMYIPGASSRKGYSWEIFKSMAKAFNIDISKPIKEMSKRDLDIIFHGATEKFRFDYEGDDFQFHGYKEYEGAVKNLERRYYETFSDAMKEEIENKYMIERVCKVCNGKRLKPEVLAVTVGDKNIMELCDMSIKDALNFFNGITLTSKQEKIAKEILKEIKERLSFMINVGLDYLSLGRETKTLSGGESQRIRLATQIGSGLTGVLYVLDEPSIGLHQKDNDKLLATLGRLKDLGNTLIVVEHDEDTMIQADEIIDIGPRAGAYGGEIVAHGTPQEVIENPNSLTGKYLKGELKIDIPSTRRSWDKSLKIIGARGNNLKNIDVEIPLGVMTVVTGVSGSGKSTLINHTLFPALFNKLNKGKLYPLEYKSIEGTEYLEKVINIDQSPIGRTPRSNPATYTKLFDDIRTLFAETKDAKAHGFTKGRFSFNVKGGRCEACQGAGIIKIEMNFLPDVYVECEVCKGKRYNKETLDVFYKGKTISDVLNMSVSEAYEFFQNIPALERKLKVLIDVGLDYIKLGQPATTLSGGEAQRIKLATELSKMTKGKTIYILDEPTTGLHFEDIRKLLEVLNRLVEKGNSVVIIEHNLDVIKTADYIIDIGPDGGDRGGTVVACGTPEDIAMVEKSYTGKYIKRMLESAVEDRKIIPVPKKRGRKKKEILEVAEDKLTLK; encoded by the coding sequence GTGTTAGATAAAATAATTATAAAAGGTGCTAGAGAACATAACTTAAAAAATATAGACATAGAGATTTCCAAAAATAAATTTATAGTAATAACTGGAGTAAGTGGAAGTGGAAAATCTTCTCTTGCTTTTGATACAATATATTCAGAGGGACAAAGAAGATATGTAGAAAGTCTATCTGCCTATGCCAGACAATTTATTGGACAAATGACAAAACCAGATGTAGATAGTATAGAGGGATTAGCTCCAGCTATATCTATTGAGCAAAAAACAACTAACAGAAATCCTCGTTCTACTGTTGGAACTATTACAGAGGTATATGACTATATGAGACTTCTGTTTGCTCATATTGGTATTGCTCACTGCCCTATATGTAATAGACCTGTAGAAAAACAGAGTATAGAAGAGATAGTAGAGGGAGCTTTAGAAAGATTTCAAGAGGGAGATAAGATGATAATTCTTTCTCCTGTAGTTAAAGATAAAAAAGGTACTCATAAAAATCTTTTTCTTAATCTTTTAAAAAAAGGTTTTGTAAGAACTAGGGTAAATGGAGAGATTTTATATTTAGAAGATGAAATTATCTTAGATAAAAATAAAAAGCATAATATTGAAGTAGTTATTGATAGATTGATTCTAAAAAAAGAGGATAAAGAGTTTCAAAGTAGACTTACTCAAGGAGTAGAAAGTGCATCAGAGCTATCTAACGGAAAAATAATACTAAATATAAATGGAGAGGATTTTAGCTATAGTGAAAACTACGCTTGTCCTGAGCATGATGAAGTAAGTATTCCAGATTTAAGCCCTAGACTTTTCTCTTTCAACGCTCCATTTGGTGCCTGCCCTGAATGTAAAGGAATAGGAAAAAAACTTGAAGTAGATGAGAATAAACTTATTGAAGATGAGGAACTCTCTATTCTTGATGGTGGTATGTATATTCCAGGAGCTTCTAGCAGAAAAGGATATAGTTGGGAGATTTTTAAATCTATGGCTAAAGCTTTCAACATAGATATATCTAAGCCTATCAAAGAGATGAGTAAAAGAGATTTAGATATAATTTTTCATGGAGCTACTGAAAAATTTAGATTTGATTATGAGGGAGATGACTTCCAATTCCATGGCTATAAAGAGTATGAAGGAGCTGTAAAAAATTTAGAGAGAAGATACTATGAAACTTTCTCTGATGCTATGAAGGAAGAGATAGAAAATAAATATATGATAGAGAGAGTTTGTAAAGTTTGTAATGGTAAAAGATTAAAACCTGAAGTCCTAGCTGTAACAGTTGGCGATAAAAATATTATGGAACTTTGTGATATGAGTATAAAAGATGCTCTAAATTTTTTCAACGGAATAACTTTAACATCTAAACAGGAAAAAATTGCTAAAGAGATATTAAAAGAGATAAAAGAAAGATTATCCTTTATGATAAATGTAGGACTTGATTACTTAAGTCTTGGAAGAGAGACTAAAACTCTTTCTGGAGGAGAATCTCAAAGAATAAGACTAGCTACTCAAATTGGGTCTGGTCTAACTGGAGTACTCTATGTATTAGACGAGCCAAGTATAGGGCTACACCAAAAAGATAATGACAAATTACTTGCTACTCTTGGAAGATTAAAAGATTTAGGAAATACTCTAATTGTTGTAGAGCATGATGAAGACACTATGATTCAAGCTGATGAGATAATAGATATTGGACCTAGAGCTGGAGCTTATGGTGGAGAGATTGTAGCTCATGGAACTCCACAAGAGGTTATAGAAAATCCTAACTCTCTTACTGGAAAATATTTAAAAGGTGAATTAAAAATAGATATCCCTAGTACTAGACGTAGTTGGGATAAATCTCTAAAAATTATTGGAGCAAGGGGAAATAATCTGAAAAACATAGATGTTGAGATTCCTTTAGGAGTGATGACAGTTGTTACTGGTGTAAGTGGAAGTGGGAAATCTACTCTTATCAATCATACTCTTTTCCCAGCACTATTTAATAAATTAAATAAAGGAAAGCTCTATCCTCTTGAATATAAATCTATTGAGGGAACTGAATATTTAGAAAAAGTAATCAATATAGACCAAAGCCCTATTGGTAGAACACCTCGTTCTAACCCTGCTACATATACAAAACTATTTGATGATATTAGAACTCTTTTTGCTGAAACAAAAGATGCAAAAGCACATGGATTTACAAAGGGGAGATTCTCTTTCAATGTGAAAGGAGGAAGATGTGAAGCTTGTCAAGGAGCTGGTATTATCAAAATAGAGATGAACTTTTTACCTGATGTATATGTAGAGTGTGAAGTATGTAAGGGAAAAAGGTACAACAAAGAGACTCTTGATGTATTTTATAAGGGTAAAACTATATCTGATGTTTTAAATATGAGTGTGTCAGAAGCTTATGAGTTTTTCCAAAATATACCTGCTCTTGAAAGAAAGCTAAAAGTATTAATAGATGTAGGACTTGATTATATAAAACTTGGACAACCAGCTACTACCCTATCTGGAGGAGAAGCACAAAGAATAAAACTGGCTACAGAGCTCTCTAAGATGACTAAAGGAAAAACTATATATATTTTAGATGAGCCAACTACTGGACTGCACTTTGAAGATATTAGAAAACTTTTAGAGGTTTTAAATAGACTTGTAGAAAAAGGAAATAGTGTAGTTATTATAGAACATAATCTAGATGTAATAAAAACTGCTGACTATATAATTGATATTGGACCAGATGGTGGAGATAGAGGAGGAACTGTTGTAGCTTGTGGTACTCCTGAGGATATAGCTATGGTAGAGAAAAGTTATACAGGAAAATATATAAAAAGAATGCTAGAGAGTGCAGTAGAAGATAGAAAAATTATCCCTGTACCTAAAAAAAGAGGGAGAAAGAAAAAAGAAATTTTAGAAGTAGCAGAAGATAAACTTACTTTAAAATAA